From the Billgrantia sulfidoxydans genome, one window contains:
- a CDS encoding haloacid dehalogenase type II → MATVLAFDVYGTLIDTHGVVTELEERLGRAGRGEMAAEFSRRWRDKQLEYSFRRGLMGAYVPFGQCTREALDFTDRALQTQLTDVDKDHLMAAYGRLPAFAETVNALERLAANGMRCVAFSNGTCDAVSGLLEQAGILERFEAVISVDEIKRFKPDPAVYAHLRNRLEVAPGDTWLISSNPFDVIGARHAGLHAAWVRRSLDAPFDPWGIEPDLTVTDLEALSDRLS, encoded by the coding sequence ATGGCAACGGTACTGGCCTTCGATGTCTACGGCACCCTGATCGATACCCACGGCGTGGTCACCGAGCTGGAGGAGCGGCTCGGCAGGGCCGGCAGGGGGGAAATGGCCGCCGAGTTCTCGCGCCGCTGGCGCGACAAGCAGCTGGAGTACAGCTTTCGCCGCGGCCTGATGGGAGCCTACGTGCCCTTCGGCCAGTGCACCCGCGAGGCGCTGGATTTCACCGACCGTGCGTTGCAGACACAGCTCACGGACGTCGACAAGGACCACCTGATGGCGGCCTATGGTCGCCTGCCGGCCTTTGCCGAAACGGTGAATGCCCTCGAACGCCTGGCTGCGAACGGCATGCGCTGCGTGGCCTTCTCCAACGGCACCTGCGACGCGGTCAGCGGTCTGCTGGAGCAGGCTGGCATCCTCGAGCGCTTCGAAGCGGTGATCAGCGTCGATGAGATCAAGCGCTTCAAGCCCGACCCGGCCGTCTACGCGCATCTGCGCAACCGCCTCGAGGTGGCGCCCGGCGATACCTGGCTGATTTCGAGCAATCCCTTCGATGTGATCGGCGCCCGCCATGCCGGCCTGCACGCCGCCTGGGTGCGGCGCAGCCTCGATGCACCCTTCGACCCATGGGGCATCGAGCC
- a CDS encoding cyclodeaminase — protein sequence MELYRRDEIEAAVGIDEDALRQVEAGFAALGRGEVVQPPILSMAMEEFNSEVDVKTAHIKGWKRYAIKVSSGAFDNPRRGLPSLSGLMLLFSAETGQVEAVLFDEGYLTMVRTVVAGAIAANHLSRKDSRRVGVIGAGEQARRQVEALRLVRNIDTLDVWTRHRESAEAYADDMRRQGFTVTVRDSVHGACAQADIIITATPSREPLLHASDLPEGVHVTAMGSDSPDKRELDESVLTRADAFVCDSRAQSEHNGELKVFANAGREPPFKVHELGRVIARGENLRVSEAAITVCDLTGTGVQDTAIANFALARLAP from the coding sequence ATGGAGCTCTATCGGCGTGATGAGATCGAGGCGGCGGTGGGTATCGACGAAGATGCCCTGCGCCAGGTCGAGGCGGGGTTCGCCGCCCTGGGTCGCGGCGAGGTGGTGCAGCCGCCGATCCTGTCGATGGCCATGGAGGAGTTCAACAGCGAGGTCGACGTCAAGACGGCCCACATCAAGGGCTGGAAGCGCTATGCGATCAAGGTCAGCAGCGGCGCCTTCGACAACCCCAGGCGCGGCCTGCCGAGCCTGAGCGGGCTGATGCTGCTGTTCTCCGCCGAAACCGGCCAGGTCGAGGCGGTGCTGTTCGACGAGGGCTACCTGACCATGGTGCGCACCGTGGTGGCCGGGGCGATTGCGGCCAATCACCTGTCGCGGAAGGATAGTCGGCGGGTCGGCGTGATCGGTGCCGGCGAGCAGGCGCGGCGCCAGGTCGAGGCGCTGCGCCTGGTGCGCAACATCGACACCCTCGATGTGTGGACACGTCACCGTGAAAGTGCCGAGGCCTACGCCGACGACATGCGCCGCCAGGGCTTCACCGTCACCGTGCGCGACAGTGTGCACGGCGCCTGTGCCCAGGCCGACATCATCATTACTGCCACCCCCTCGCGGGAGCCGCTGCTGCACGCCAGCGACCTGCCCGAGGGCGTGCATGTCACCGCCATGGGTTCGGACAGCCCCGACAAGCGCGAACTCGACGAGTCGGTGCTGACCCGGGCCGACGCCTTCGTCTGCGACAGCCGTGCCCAGAGCGAGCACAACGGTGAGCTCAAGGTTTTCGCCAATGCGGGGCGCGAGCCGCCGTTCAAGGTGCATGAGCTGGGGCGCGTGATCGCGCGGGGCGAAAACCTGCGGGTATCGGAAGCGGCCATCACCGTGTGCGACCTGACCGGTACCGGGGTGCAGGACACCGCCATCGCCAACTTTGCCCTGGCGCGATTGGCGCCATAG
- the eutB gene encoding hydroxyectoine utilization dehydratase EutB — MTQSEHGVSLASIYQARRRIAGQAARTPLVCSRALSERFDAEILLKLETQQPTGAFKLRGATNMIAALIERHGRDALEAGVVTASTGNHGRAVAFAASRLGIAATICLSRLVPANKVVAIEALGAEVRRVGESQDEAFGEVERLVHERGMTLIPPFDDPLIAAGQGTIGLELMEDAPDLDRVIVGLSGGGLLGGIGAAVKAIRPETRLTGVSLSHGAAMWESLQAGRPVAVEEVESLADSLGGGIGLDNRCTFGLVREVMDDHYQVSEVAIAHAMVDLLEHEKLLVEGAAAVGLAALAEHGIEVRGQRVALILSGNGVALETLDRARSMCGR, encoded by the coding sequence ATGACTCAGTCCGAGCACGGCGTTTCCCTCGCTTCCATCTATCAGGCCCGTCGCCGCATTGCCGGTCAGGCGGCACGGACCCCGCTGGTCTGCTCCCGCGCGCTCTCCGAGCGCTTCGACGCCGAGATCCTGCTCAAGCTCGAAACCCAGCAGCCCACCGGTGCCTTCAAGCTGCGCGGCGCCACCAACATGATCGCCGCGCTGATCGAGCGTCACGGCCGCGATGCCCTGGAAGCCGGCGTGGTCACGGCCTCTACCGGCAACCACGGGCGCGCCGTGGCCTTTGCCGCCTCCAGGCTCGGCATTGCCGCGACGATCTGCCTGTCGCGGCTGGTGCCGGCCAACAAGGTGGTGGCCATCGAGGCGCTGGGCGCCGAGGTGCGGCGCGTGGGCGAGAGCCAGGACGAGGCCTTCGGCGAGGTCGAGCGGCTGGTGCACGAGCGCGGCATGACGCTGATTCCCCCCTTCGACGATCCCCTGATCGCGGCCGGCCAGGGCACCATCGGGCTGGAGCTGATGGAGGACGCGCCGGATCTCGACCGGGTCATCGTCGGGCTCTCCGGCGGCGGGTTGCTGGGCGGCATCGGCGCGGCGGTGAAGGCCATTCGCCCCGAGACCCGCCTCACCGGCGTCAGCCTCTCCCATGGCGCGGCCATGTGGGAGAGCCTTCAGGCGGGGCGGCCCGTGGCGGTGGAAGAGGTCGAAAGCCTGGCCGACTCGCTGGGCGGCGGCATCGGCCTCGACAATCGTTGCACCTTCGGCCTGGTGCGCGAGGTGATGGACGACCACTACCAGGTCTCGGAAGTCGCCATCGCCCACGCCATGGTCGATCTACTCGAACACGAGAAGCTGCTGGTGGAAGGGGCCGCCGCGGTGGGGCTGGCCGCCCTGGCCGAGCATGGCATCGAGGTGCGCGGCCAGCGGGTGGCGCTGATTCTGTCCGGCAATGGCGTGGCGCTGGAGACGCTGGATCGGGCGCGGAGCATGTGTGGGCGCTGA